The genomic stretch GGATATCGAGTTCCCGGCCGCGGGCGAATCCGCGCCGGCCGGCTTCTCGCGGGTGCGCACCGAGATCATCCTTCAGGACGGCACCCAGGTCCGCGGCGAGGTGGAATTCGCCATGCCCGAGGGGCGCGCCAGGCTGGTCGATTTCCTGAACCTGCCGGAGCGCTTCTTCGCGGTCCTCGATGCGCCCGTGGCACGGCTCGTGAATAAGCACTGCATCGTCCGGGTCTCCATCCTGGGCCCGGAGCCGGGGGCGTAGATTTCAATGGCACAGTTCGATCGGTTCGCCCAGAGCATTTTCAAGTTCAAGGCCGACCTCCTCGTCATCGCCACGGGGGAGCGTGTCGTTCTCGGATTCGGAACCGACAAGAAGCCGGTGAGCGCCGAAGCCGCCACGCGCACACAGGTGGAAGGGATCGTCCGGGAGATTGCCCCGCCTCATCTCGCGCCTCAGCTCTCACGCGACGGCGAGCATGAGTTCCTCTACCGTTCTCCCTCGGGGTTGGTGCAGGTCCGGGTGGCCCGCAAGGACTCCTCGGTCCGGCTGACCGCCGTCCCCGCGGCCTCGGACGCGGAGGAAGCTCCGCTGCCGGCAGCGATTCCCGTCCTGGCAGAGACGTCGACCGGCGAGGCCGACGGGTTCATGTCAGAAGCCGCCCCCGAATCCTCGGCCGAACCTGAGGCTGCTTCGGAAGCCACCTCCATGGACTACCCGAGGGAGGAGGAATCCTCCCAGGACCCCCCGGCCCTGTTCAGCCAGGGCGAAGCCCCTTCCCCGCAGGCGCTGGAAGCCATCGAAGGATTGCTGCGTCGTCTGATCTCGGAGAAATGCTCCGATCTCCATTTGTCGAGCGGCAATCCGCCCATGTTCCGCAAGGACGGCACGATCGTCGCCGTAGGCGGCTCCGCGACGATGAGCCCGGCGACGGTGCGTGAGATGGTCTTCGCCATCGCGCCCGCCAAGAGCCGCCGGGAGTTCGACGAGCGCCACGACACCGATTTCGCCTACGAGATCGCGGGGCTGGCCCGTTACCGCTGCAATCTCTACATGGACCGTCTCGGCGTCGGCGGAGTCTTCCGGGTCATCCCGTCGAAGACGCCGAGCGTCGACGAGCTCGGACTGCCCAAGCACATCCTGCAGCTCTGCCAGCTGAGCAAAGGCCTCGTCCTGGTCACCGGCCCGACCGGCTCCGGGAAATCCACGACCCTGGCGGCGCTGGTGGACTGGATCAACCGCAACCGCACCGACCACATCATCACCATCGAGGATCCGATCGAGTTCGTCCACGCCAACCAGAAGTGCCTGGTGAACCAGAGGCAGGTGGGGGTGCACACCGAAGGTTTCAAGCCCGCCCTGCGCGCCGCCTTGCGCGAGGACCCCGACATCGTCCTGGTGGGGGAGCTGCGCGACCTGGAGACCATGGCCATCGCCATCGAGACGGCGGAGACGGGGCATCTCGTCTTCGGGACGCTGCACACCAACAGCGCGCCTTCGACCGTGGATCGAATCATCGACCAGTTCCCGTCCGACCGGCAGAGCCAGATCCGGACGATGCTGTCGGAATCGCTCAAGGGAGTCGTCTCCCAGACGCTGTGCCGCAAGAAAGGCGGCGGGCGCGTGGCGGCCTACGAGATCCTCTACGTCACCTCGGCCATCAGCAACCTGATCCGTGAAGGGAAGACCTTCCAGATCCCCTCCATCATGCAGACGAACAAGGCGCTCGGCATGACCCTGATGAACGAGGCGCTGCTGGATCTGGTCCACAAGGGCCTGGTGGAGCCGCAGGAGGCCTACTTCAAGTCGGCCGCCAAGACGGAATTCAAGGCCCTCCTCGAGCGCAACCACATCAAGATCGAAACCACCTAGCCGTATCGGCAGGACCCGCTTCCGACGGCGCCCCTCCCGGAACGCTCCGTCTGCAGTTCCCATTCCGCACTTCCTGAAAACCCACCTCGTTGCAGGGAACTTTTCGAGGGAATGATCCTCCAAGGAGATTGAAGTGCCATGCCCATCCTTTTGGAGGAGGCCGATCCCATGGATGTGATCCGAGCCGTAAGGCGCGCCGCGTGCGCGGCTTTTCTGCCGCTCTGCGCCGGAATTGCGGGCGCCGCCGAACTCAAGCCTGTTTCGCGCGTCACCGGGGTCACCGTCTACCGCGACGGGGCCCTGATCACCCGGGAGTCCAAGGTGAGCCTGACCCCAGGCGATCATCGGATCCTGCTGGAGGAGATCCCCTCCGTTGCCGACCCCAGCTCGGTGCGGGTCACCGGCAGCGGCGCGGGCGGCATGACGCTCGGGGGCGTCGAGATCTCGCAGGAGTTCCGCGCCGCCAATCTCACGCCCGAGTACCGGCAGCTGCAGGACGAGATGCAAGAACTGATCGGGGAGATGGGCAGCCTGGACGATCGCCAGAAGTCGATCAACTCGCTGCGGGAATTCCTCTCCGGCCTCAAGGCGTCCGCCGGACAGGAATCGAGCAAGGACCTCCTGGCCCGCGGCTTCGCGGTCGACTCGTGGCAGAAGGCTTTCCAGTTCCTGTCGGAGCGTCTCAACGGCCTCGCGGCCGAGGAGCGCGCCATGGCGCCCAAGCGCAAGGACCTTTCCGAGCAAATCGAGGTGAGGCGCCAGAAGCTGAGCCAGCTCGCCTCCCAGGGCGGGCTCCAGCGCTGGAGTGCCGCGGTCCTGGTGGCCTCGGCGCACGGCGGTGAGTTGACGCTGCGGACGACCTACCTGGCGCGCGGAGCTTCCTGGCAGCCCTTGTACGACGCGCGTCTCGAGCCGTCCACCGGCAAGGTGGAGCTGGTCTGGCAGGCGCAGATCACCCAGAACACCGGCGAGGACTGGAAGGAGGTCGCCGTGTCGCTCTCGACGACCCGACCGGCGGCCGGGATCGACCTGCCGCAGCTCGCGAGCCTGACCCTCGTCCCGGCCCCGATGGCCCCTGTCGCGAAGGCGAAGGCCGCCAGGAAGGAGGCGAACCAGGCGGCCCCGGAGGCGGATTATCGGGACGCGCTGACCCTCGCGGATGGCGCCGAGGGCGGATTCGTCGGCGGGGTTGTTTCGGCGGTACCGGCGCCGGCGCCCGCCGAGATGGCCGAAGCCGAGACATCGCGGCGCGACGTGGCGGTCACCTTCGATCTGCCCGGGAAGCTGGACATCCCGAGCGACGCCCAGCCGCACAAGCATCGGGTCGCCTCCCGGGATCTGGAGGGAAAGACGGAATACCGGACCATCCCGAAGCTGAACCCGGCCGTCTTCATCATCTCGAGCGTCACCCTGACAGGGGAGGTTCCTCTGCTGCCGGGCCGGGTCCAGCATTTCGTCGGGCCGGATCTCGTGGGTAGCTCCTGGATGATCGATCGCGCGGCAGGAGAGGAATTCCCCCTTTCCTTCGGGCCGGATGATCGCCTCAAGGCGGAGCGCAAGCCGATCTGGAGGAAGGTCGAGCAGAAGGGGAAGGACGACGAGATCGACTACAAGTTCGTCACGACCCTGGAGAACCACCTCGGGGGCGACGCCGCCCTGGAGCTGAAGGACCGTATCCCGGTCTCGGGTGACGAGCGGATCACCGTGAGCCTGGACGAGAAGGAAACCAGCGCCGGCTTCACGCGGGACCCCAAGGAGCCCGGGATCCTCACCTGGCCCGTCACGGTCCCCAAGGGAGGGAAGAAAGAGATCACCCTGCGCTACCGGGTGCGCGCCCCCCGCGGATGGCCGGTGTCCGGGATCGAATGATCCTCAAGCTTCGCGCAGGGCGTTGATGATCTTCAGCCGGGCCGCGCGAGCGGCGGGGAAGAAGCCGCCGAACAGCCCGATGGCCACCGAGAAGATCATCCCGGCGACCAGGAGCCAGGTCGAGAGCTGGAAGTTGAACAGGATTTCGGCGAAGGTGTTGAAGTTCTGCGTCCCGGTCGGCGCGGTGAGGAAGAACTTGACCACCAGGGTGGCGATGACCCCTCCGACCAGGCCGCCCAGCACCCCCAGCGCGAGCGACTCCAATACGAACGACAGGAGGATGGAGTGCCGCGGGAAGCCCAGAGCGCGCAGCGTGGCGATCTCGCGGATGCGCGCGGAGACCTGCGCGTACATCGTGTTCATGGCGCCGAAGGAGGCCCCCACCGCCATCAGGACGGCCACGAAATAAGCCAGGAACTGGATCGGCTTCGCGGTGCCCATCTGCTCCTCGTAGTAGAGGTCCTCGGGCTTGGCGTCCAGCTTCACCTGCTGGTTCCCCTTCACCGCCGCGGCGAAGCGGTCGCGGCTCGCCAGGTCGGGAACCCGCACCCGCACGATGGAGAAGCCCTGGTCCCGCCGAGTCTGCGCCTGCACGTCGTGCGCGTCGGCCCAGATCTCGGAATCGTACGGCGACCCCTTGGCGTCGAAGATCCCCACCACCTGCCATTTCTGCGAGCCCGACTGGATCGTCCGTCCCACCTCGGTGCTGGCGAAGCGCTCCTTCGTGCGGCGCGAGACGATCGCCTCGTTGGTGCCGTAGCGGAACATCCGCCCTTCCACGATGGGCAAGGGCGGCCGCAGCTGAAAGGCCGCCGGCTGGACGCCCCGCACAATCACGTTGGTCTTCTTGCCGTCGCGGCGCGGGACGTTGATCAGGATCACCGATTCGGGCGACACCAGCGGCTGTCCCTTCTCGTCGCGGGCGATCCCCGGCAGCGCCTTGATGGTCTCCACCTGATCCCTCAGGACGAAGCTCTGCACGTCGGACTGCGCGCCGACGCGCATGACGATCAAGTTGAGCGGCGAGACGGAGGTCTGGAAGGTCTTGCGCACCCCCTCGGCGAGCGACATCACCAGCAGGAACACCGTCACCACCAGCGCCACGCCCAGCACCGTCATGGCGGTCGAGACCTTCCGGACCATCAGGTTGCGCAGGTTGTACTTCAGGGGGATCGCCATCTCACACCACCTGCCGCAAGCCGTTGACGATCGAGACGCGCGAGGAGCGGATTGCCGGGACGAAGCCGGCCAGCGTGCCGATGGTCACGGCCGCCGCCATGGCCATCAGCACGGTGGCGGGAGAAACCTTGAAGTTGTAGGCGAACATCGCCACCGGTGAATGTTTCATCCCCTCGACCAGGAAGGCGGTGAACGGGAAGGAGAAGATCACCCCCGCCAGGCCCGCGAGCAGCGACAGCACCAGTGCTTCGGAGAGAACCATTGCCAGGATCTGGCCGCGGCGAAAGCCCAGCGCCCGGATCACGGCGATCTCGGTGACGCGCTCCCGCGCGCTCATCGCCATGGTGTTGGCGACAATCAGTACGACGGTGAACAGCACGATGATGGCGATGGAGCGGACCAGCAGCTTCACGTTGCCCATCATCTCCAGGAACTGGAGCGTGAACTCCTTCTCGGGCATCGCCTTCACCGGCGCGTCGCTGTTCTCGAACATCTGGTTGATGGTATCCGTGACCCGCGGCACGTCCTCGGGCGATCGCAGGCGCAGGAAGAAGATCCCGGTCTGGCCCGAGCGCCCCGCCCAGGTGTTCTCCAGGTACTTGTTGTGGAAGAAGATGTTCGACTCGTCGCGCCCCTTGTAGACGCCGCGCAGGACGAGGTCGAGATCGGTCTGGATGTAGGAGCCCTGGATGCTGATCCGGTCTCCGATCTTCCAGTGGTAGCGGTCGATCAGCTGGGAGCCGGCGATGAACGAGTCGCGCTCCGCCTGCCAGGCCTTGACCTGCTCGGCGGGAATCTGCACGTCGGCGTTGATGGTGGGCCAGACCTCCGGGTCGGTGGAGAGCTGTCCGAAGAAGTGCTCCGGGCGCTGGTCGATGTAGGTGCCTCCGAACCAGATTTCGGGCGCCACCGCCACCACCCCGGGGATCTGCTCGATCTTCTGCCGGTACCCCAGCGGCATGAAGTTCGCCAGCCCGGTGGCGTGCTGCACCACGACCCGCGATCCGGCGAGGCTCCCGGCGGCCGACTCTCCCGACAAGGCGTCGAGCAGCGAGACGAGGACGATGATCAGCACCATGACCAGGATGATCGAGCCCATGGTCAGGAAGGCGCGCGTCTTCTTGCGGAACACGTTCTTCCAGATCAGCCGGAAGTACTTCACGGCCGCAGCTCGCGCATGGCCGCCAGCTCGCGTGCTTCCGCCGGCGCGAGCACTCCCTTGTCGAGGTGCACCATGCGGCGGGCGACCGCGGCCGCCCGCGGGTCGTGGGTCACCATGACGATGGTCTTCTGGAACTCCGTGGAGAGGCGCTTGAGCAGGACCAGGATCTCGTCGGCGCTCCTGGCGTCGAGATCCCCCGTCGGCTCGTCCGCCACCAGGATGTCGGGATCGGCCACGATGGCGCGGGCGATGGCGACCCGCTGCTCCTGGCCGCCCGAGAGCTGGCGCGGGTAGTGCTCGGCGCGGTCCGCCAGCCCCACCACCGACAGCGCCGTCTTCACATGCTCGCGTCGCTGCTTGCGGCTCAGCCGGGTGAGCAGCAGCGGCAGCTCCACGTTCTCGAAGGCGGTGAGGACCGGGATCAGGTTGTAGAGCTGGAAGATGAAGCCGACATGATCGGCGCGCCAGCGCGCCAGCTGTGTCTCCCCGAGCGCGGAGATCTCCTTG from Candidatus Polarisedimenticolia bacterium encodes the following:
- a CDS encoding ABC transporter permease, with protein sequence MAIPLKYNLRNLMVRKVSTAMTVLGVALVVTVFLLVMSLAEGVRKTFQTSVSPLNLIVMRVGAQSDVQSFVLRDQVETIKALPGIARDEKGQPLVSPESVILINVPRRDGKKTNVIVRGVQPAAFQLRPPLPIVEGRMFRYGTNEAIVSRRTKERFASTEVGRTIQSGSQKWQVVGIFDAKGSPYDSEIWADAHDVQAQTRRDQGFSIVRVRVPDLASRDRFAAAVKGNQQVKLDAKPEDLYYEEQMGTAKPIQFLAYFVAVLMAVGASFGAMNTMYAQVSARIREIATLRALGFPRHSILLSFVLESLALGVLGGLVGGVIATLVVKFFLTAPTGTQNFNTFAEILFNFQLSTWLLVAGMIFSVAIGLFGGFFPAARAARLKIINALREA
- a CDS encoding ABC transporter ATP-binding protein, with product MSQAQIQIDRVSKVYRRDSLEIPVLKDISLTVEPGEFLALMGPSGSGKTTLLNLMAGIDKPTAGRILIGDKEISALGETQLARWRADHVGFIFQLYNLIPVLTAFENVELPLLLTRLSRKQRREHVKTALSVVGLADRAEHYPRQLSGGQEQRVAIARAIVADPDILVADEPTGDLDARSADEILVLLKRLSTEFQKTIVMVTHDPRAAAVARRMVHLDKGVLAPAEARELAAMRELRP
- a CDS encoding ABC transporter permease, yielding MKYFRLIWKNVFRKKTRAFLTMGSIILVMVLIIVLVSLLDALSGESAAGSLAGSRVVVQHATGLANFMPLGYRQKIEQIPGVVAVAPEIWFGGTYIDQRPEHFFGQLSTDPEVWPTINADVQIPAEQVKAWQAERDSFIAGSQLIDRYHWKIGDRISIQGSYIQTDLDLVLRGVYKGRDESNIFFHNKYLENTWAGRSGQTGIFFLRLRSPEDVPRVTDTINQMFENSDAPVKAMPEKEFTLQFLEMMGNVKLLVRSIAIIVLFTVVLIVANTMAMSARERVTEIAVIRALGFRRGQILAMVLSEALVLSLLAGLAGVIFSFPFTAFLVEGMKHSPVAMFAYNFKVSPATVLMAMAAAVTIGTLAGFVPAIRSSRVSIVNGLRQVV
- a CDS encoding mucoidy inhibitor MuiA family protein yields the protein MPILLEEADPMDVIRAVRRAACAAFLPLCAGIAGAAELKPVSRVTGVTVYRDGALITRESKVSLTPGDHRILLEEIPSVADPSSVRVTGSGAGGMTLGGVEISQEFRAANLTPEYRQLQDEMQELIGEMGSLDDRQKSINSLREFLSGLKASAGQESSKDLLARGFAVDSWQKAFQFLSERLNGLAAEERAMAPKRKDLSEQIEVRRQKLSQLASQGGLQRWSAAVLVASAHGGELTLRTTYLARGASWQPLYDARLEPSTGKVELVWQAQITQNTGEDWKEVAVSLSTTRPAAGIDLPQLASLTLVPAPMAPVAKAKAARKEANQAAPEADYRDALTLADGAEGGFVGGVVSAVPAPAPAEMAEAETSRRDVAVTFDLPGKLDIPSDAQPHKHRVASRDLEGKTEYRTIPKLNPAVFIISSVTLTGEVPLLPGRVQHFVGPDLVGSSWMIDRAAGEEFPLSFGPDDRLKAERKPIWRKVEQKGKDDEIDYKFVTTLENHLGGDAALELKDRIPVSGDERITVSLDEKETSAGFTRDPKEPGILTWPVTVPKGGKKEITLRYRVRAPRGWPVSGIE
- a CDS encoding PilT/PilU family type 4a pilus ATPase, whose amino-acid sequence is MAQFDRFAQSIFKFKADLLVIATGERVVLGFGTDKKPVSAEAATRTQVEGIVREIAPPHLAPQLSRDGEHEFLYRSPSGLVQVRVARKDSSVRLTAVPAASDAEEAPLPAAIPVLAETSTGEADGFMSEAAPESSAEPEAASEATSMDYPREEESSQDPPALFSQGEAPSPQALEAIEGLLRRLISEKCSDLHLSSGNPPMFRKDGTIVAVGGSATMSPATVREMVFAIAPAKSRREFDERHDTDFAYEIAGLARYRCNLYMDRLGVGGVFRVIPSKTPSVDELGLPKHILQLCQLSKGLVLVTGPTGSGKSTTLAALVDWINRNRTDHIITIEDPIEFVHANQKCLVNQRQVGVHTEGFKPALRAALREDPDIVLVGELRDLETMAIAIETAETGHLVFGTLHTNSAPSTVDRIIDQFPSDRQSQIRTMLSESLKGVVSQTLCRKKGGGRVAAYEILYVTSAISNLIREGKTFQIPSIMQTNKALGMTLMNEALLDLVHKGLVEPQEAYFKSAAKTEFKALLERNHIKIETT